Within the Ignavibacteria bacterium genome, the region CCAATTGATTCCGTCAGAGGGCAGAAGACGTGGGTGAATATCCAGATAAATGAAGACTACTCATACAGCCTTCAGGTAAGGGATCCTTCTGAAATAAGGACCGAAACGGGGTGCTGGAATATTGAAGGCGATAAGGTGACGCTTACGCCTGATAACAGTTCAGATTATTACGACCTGCGCAACAGTCTTTTGGATAAGATACTGCCCGGGAGGGCGCTGGAAGTTAAAGAAGAAGGGCTTTTGTGGAGGGTAAAAGACAAACCCGCAATCCTGCTGAAGAAAATCCGCAAATGCAATTGTTAAGAGAACAAGTAAAAGTACTCCCCCAAATACACACCAGAGCCTCGGAAGAGGCGACTTGTCTGTAGAAGGAAATGTTTCCCCACCTCTCATTAGAGCCCTGGAAGAGGCGACCTGTATGATTGGTGAATACGATTATACCCCTTTTACAAGACGCTCCTCCGGAGCTATGAATATTTTTTTATGACAGCATTTTCTACAGACAAGTCGCCTCTTCCGAGGCTCAAATGAATCAGATGAAAACATTGCTGTTGATAAGGAAGAGCCCGAAAATCAGATTACAAGACCCCGATATTTTCCCTTTTATTTTGATTTTTTAGCGCGGGTTGGTTACCTTTGTCTTTCATTTTTTAGGCAGGATACTTAAGAGGAAGTCCACTATAGATACATATGCATTTAACCCAGGAACAGAAGAATATTGTAAATAGTCACGGTGATCTTAAAATCAACGCCGTTGCGGGCTCGGGAAAGACAACCACACTTATTGAATATGCGCGCAAAAGAGCCCTGAAATCGGAAAAGCTCCTCTACCTGGCTTTTAATTCATCGGTAAAAAAATACGCGCGCGACCGTTTCGAGTCGGAAGGCCTAAGAAACGTAAGGGTTGAAACGGCTCACTCACTGGCTTTTGATTCCATTGTTAAAAGAAGCAATTACACGCTTGGCAGCAGCCTAGGCACAAGTCAGGTTATGGATATTCTTTCTCTTAAGACAAACAGCCGCGACAGGAATGCCGTCTACGTCCTTGCAAACCACATAAAGAAGTTTGTTTCGTATTACTGCAACAGCACAAAAGAAAAAGTGCAGGAACTGGACTACAGCCAGGTTGTAAACGACCCTGTTGCAAAGGCTTTCGTCCAGAGTTATTATGAGCAGATTGAGTACGGAACAAGGCTTCTATTGACCAAAATGCTGAAGTCTGAAATTGACATAACGCACGACTTCTACCTCAAGATGTTCCAGCTTAAAAACCCGCTTCTTAAATACGACTATATACTTTTTGATGAAGGGCAGGATGCATCCCCTGCAATGCTGGACGTTTTCCTGAATCAGGATGCGGGCAAGGTTATCGTTGGCGACACGCATCAGCAGATCTACGGCTGGCGCTATGCAATTAACTCGCTTGAAAAAGTTGAGGGCTTTGGTGAAATGTCTCTCGGCACCAGCTTCCGCCTGGATGAAGAGATGGCCCGCCTTGCAATGTCGGTGCTTAAGTGGAAGGAAAATTTCACTGATTATAAAGAAAACACAATAACAGGACTGGGCCACAGGAAGGAGCTGAAGACAAGAGCCGTAATTGCCAGAACAAACCTGAGGCTTCTTGTAAAGGCAATAAGTCTCGTTACAGGTTTCAGCGGCGTGAATAAAATTTATTTTGAAGGCAACCTGAATTCCTATATTTTTGCCGGTGAAGGAGCGTCGCTCTACGACGTGCTGAACCTTTCTGAAGGGAACACACACTTAGTGCGTGACGAACTGATAGGCCGCATGAAGGGGCTTGAGGAGCTTAAAGAGTACGCCGAACAGAGTGAGGAAACAGAGCTTCTGATGCTCATTGACATTGTGGAAGAATACGGACGGGAACTCCCCCGCCTTATAAAACTTCTGAAGGAAAGGCACCTTCCGGACAGCGAGCGCCATAAGGCCGATATGATATTCTCAACCGTGCACCGCTGCAAGGGGATGGAATATGACGAGGTGACGCTTGAGAAGGATTTTATTTCCGAAGAGGCAATTAAAAAAGCCATAAGAAAAGAGGGGATCAAGAATATAGATGCAGCAGGGCTTGCCGAGGAAATTAACCTGCTTTATGTGGCAATTACGCGTACAAAGACGAGGCTTAAAATACCTGAAGAACTCTTAAGCCCAGAGGAGCAGGAAGCGCTTCTTTCTTCGGAAAAACATTTCCTCATACCCGCGCGTGAGAATTCCCTGAGGTATTCCTCAAAGGTCAGTAAAAGCATATTATTTAAGAAACCGGCCTCTTCGAATGTAAGGTGGACAAGGGAAATGGACATGGAACTTGAGAAAAGGGTGTCGAAGAATGTCCCGATGAAATTTATTGCCGAGCATTTCGGCGCAACTAAAAAAGCGGTAAGAAAACGCCTTGATGAACTGGACCTTTACAGCAAATACGACCTGGATCCTGAGAGATACTAATGACTCTGCCTGCAGGAAGTAAATCCTGCTGATTGAAAAAATGATGATCCGCAAAAGCAATTACTTTCACTTAAACTACGGATACAAAATTTGAAAACTGTCTCTTTTGGTAAAAAAACTCTTCTTTTCAGACTACTTATAACATTATTTTTCCTTCTGGCCTACGGGAAGTTTTCCCTGGCAGAGGAAAGGCTTGAAAGCGACGGGGCAATTGTTCTGCTTAAATGCGGCACGACTCCCCTTTCCTCCTACAGCCAGTATTTTAACGCCTTTGCTTCTTTCGGCTTTAAGATAAAGCCTGTTGAGGTTTCAGACTTAAAAAGCCTGAAGACAGATGAAGTAAGGGTGCTTATTATTCCTTCTGACGCGGCACTAAGCATGACGGAAAACGTCAGGAAAGAAATCCTGAACTTCGTCCGGAACGGGATAAACGTTATAACTGAGACCCGTTCATCTTTAGCCGAGGCGCTGGGGCTTAAGTTTCCGGGCAGGAGTAGAAGCGTTAAGTTTGCGCGCGATTTAAGTCATCCTGAAGTTGAAATAAAATTCCGCAGTAATCTTCAGGCCGAGGAATTTACGGGCCTGGATCTTAAGACTTTCTCGGTTGAGCCTGAAAGCGGGATGGCGCTGGCCGCCGGGGGGAGCCTGGGAAAAGGAAAGTTCATATATCTTGCACTTCCATTGGACAAGCCGGCTTCATTCGGATATGAAAGATTCCCCTACTTCCACGAATATTTCCTCGGATTTTTTAACTACAAGCCTTTTATAAGGGATAACCGTCTTGTAGCCTACGTGGACTACGGGTTTCATGACGAGGAGGATCCTCAGGTGCTTGCCGCAAGGTTAAAGGATTACGGGATCGGGGAGGTTCACTTAAGCGGCTGGTACACTTTGGATAATTGCGGGGATTATTTTGAAAGTTTTATCGGCGAATGCCATAAAAACGGAATACTTGTTTATCTCTGGCTGGAGCTCCCGATGGTAAGCCAGGAGTTCTGGAATATGCACCCGGAATGGCGGCAGAAGAAGGCAACGGGAGAGGACGCGGCGCTCGACTGGCGGAAGCTTATGGCACTTGAAAACCCAGAGTGCTTTAAGGCCGTGAAAGATTATCTTAAAGAATATATTGAGGCGCAGGACTGGGACGGTGTGGACATAGCGGAGCTTTATTTTGAATCGCTGCTGGGCTACAGGCACCCGGCGTCATTTACCCCGATGAGCAGTTTTGTAAGGAATGAGTTCAGGAAGACGTATGGAAAGGACCCCATTAATATTTTCAGTCCGTCAAGCCCCAATTATTACGGAAAAGACAAAACTCTGTTGAACAAATTTCTTGAATACAGGGCTGACCTCTGCACGAAGCTGAACCGCCAGGTGCTGGAATTCCTGGGGCCTTTAAGAGAAGAAAAGGATCTTGATATTTATCTTACGCAGATAGACAACCCTCTAAGCCGTGAAGTAAAAAGCGCTATAGGAGTTGAAACAAAGGATTACGTAAGCCTGCAGAAGGAGTTCGGTTTTACCATGCAGGCGGAAGATCCGTATCCCCTATGGGTAATGGGGCCCGACCGGTATAAAAAGATAGGAAGCTTCTACAGGGAAAAGCTTGGCGCAGGCGCAACACTGACGCTTGACATTAATGTTGTGGATGAAGGGCGTGACGACCCGTATCCTACCCCGGTACAGACAGGTCTTGAGCTCATGGAGCTGATACGCGAAGCGGCGCTGAATTCAGACAGGGTATGCATTTATGCGGACAACACCCCTTATCCTTACGACTATGAGTATTCCCCTTACGCTTTAGCTTCGGCGGCCATGCTGAAGAAGACCAAAGAAAATGAATACGTTTCAGAATCCCCGAAGTCATTTATTCTTGAAACAGAAGTTTTGCGGCCCGAAGTAACAATAAACGGCAAACCCTGGCCTTTGATAAATAACAGGTCAGTTATTGTGCCCGCGGGAAAAAACGAAATTAAAACGGGAAAGAGCACCGAAGGTAAAGAGACGCTTTATGTTACTTCTTTAAGCTGTGAAGTTGAAAGTGCACAGAGAATGGGCTCAATGGTTGAGGTTTCTTATAAAGAAAACAGGAATGTATATATAAGTCTAAGTAAAAAGCCCGCGAGCATATTGCTTAACGGGAAAGAAGGAGATTTTCCTGAGTTTATTAATTCCGTTACGGGAGAATACACCTACAGATTCCCGGGCGGAAAAAATAAAATTACTTTCGGGCAGTAAGGAATTGATAAAAAGGAATCAGAGGCGCCATTTCCCCCGTGGCGCTATTTTTCCTGTTTCTGCTCCTCGTCTTCCTTTTGCGGGAATTCGGCGTCGAGATCAACTGCCTTTACTTTATCAATTATTTCCTGGAGAGTTTTTGCCTGCTCGTTGAAAGACTTAATAATTTTCTCCAGCTTATTGCTCTTTTGTTCCGGATTCTTCCCCATTTCAGCTAACCTTCCCCAAATTAAAATTCTTTATACAAATATATATGGTGACGAGTGGTGTTTTCGGAAAATTTTTTAAAAATAATTCGCAATATATGAAAAAAATTTTTCCGTCAAACTGATTAATTTGAGAATTGCAGAGAATTAATACAAAATTTTTCTTTTAATGCTGAATTCCCACCCCCTCAGATTCAATAAAATACTTTCCAATAACCGGTCAAATTATTATATTAAAGTCCAACAGGCTGAAATTGTCAAACAACTAAAGAGGTTAAAGTGGCGCTGCTTACCTTAATACCCAAGTCCGAGGCCCGAAAGAAGGTCCTTGAAAAAAGACGTTTGTTGACTCCTGCTGAAGCATCACTTAAAACAGAGAGGATAATTGCGCATCTGAAGAATACGGATGAATTTAATTACGCCAAAAAGCTGCACATTTATATATCCACGCGTCCGGGTGAAGTTGACACGCGGAAAATTATAGATTTTGCCTTTGGGCGGGGAAAAGAGGTATTTCTGCCGAAGTTTCATAAGGAAAACGGGACCTTCAGGCGCGCCCAGTTTACAGGCTGGGGTGACCTCATTCAGAACTCCGACGGTTACTGGGAGCCTGGAATATCTGCAGGCGAGGACCTTTCGGACATAGACCTTTTTATTGTGCCTGCCATTGCCATATCGAAAAGCGGGCAGCGTGTAGGCCAGGGCGGGGGGCATTACGACCGTCTGTTAAAGAAAACCTTTGCCCCCAAGATGGTGGCAGCCTTTGAGTTTCAGGTTTTTGATTACATTGAAAGCGACCTGCACGACGTGAGGATAGACAAGATTGTTACAGAGCTGAGGGTAATCAACACGCGGGAAAACGGAAAACAGTAGATGTCAGAGTGGCGCCAGCCGGATCCTCCTTGTGAATCCCCTATGCATGATTATAATCATGACTTGTAAATGAAACGGCTTTCTTTTAATAATAATTATACGCAAGAAATCAGAAGAGACAGAGATGTTCAGAAAATATATTTTTGTAATTCTTGTCCTCATTCTGGGCTTTTCCAAAGAAAGCCTGGCGCAGGGGCCTGAAGGGAAGAATTTCGGGTTTGGAATTATATTAGGTGAGCCTACGGGCCTCACGCTCAAGTACTGGTTTAACAGGGAGAATGCACTTACAGGAAGCATCGGGGGCTCATATTTCGGAAGTCCGCGCATTAATGTGGATTATCTGTGGCACATTGATGCCTTCCGCTCGCGTGTAGCAATGCTTTACGCAGGTTTAGGCGGCGCTCTCGGGTTCGGACGCGGAGGCGACGGCTTCTGGTATAAAGATGATAAAGACAGGTTCTTCTACAGGCCTGCAAGTGATGTGGGTCTTGGTGTAAGGGGCTCATTCGGGCTTAATGTTATTCCCGCCAGGGTTCCACTGGAGATATTCTTTGAGATGGGGGCTCTTGTAGGGCTTGCACCCAGTTCAGGCGCGGCGGTGGATCTGGCGCTGGGGCTGAGGTTTTATCCCTAAGTAGGTATCAGAATTTAGAGTCAGAAAGGTAAGCCCTCTTTAAGATATCCTCGTACTGCCGGAAAGTAATTTCAACGGCACCGAACATTTTAAGGTGTTCAGTCTGGTACTGCACGTCGAGCATCCGGAAGCCTTTTTCATTCAGGTGTTCAATAAGTTTAATCAGACAGGCCTTTGAGGCCTGCGGGGTTTTTGAGAACATTGATTCGCCGAAAAAGGCTCCGCGGTAAGTAATACCGTAGAGCCCTCCCACAATTTTATCACCCTGCCAGGCTTCCACCGTATGGAGGTGTCCTGCCTTATGGAGTCTTTTATACGCCCTGATGAGTTTATCAGATATCCATGTAGTTTCCCGTCCGGCGCAGCCTTTAATAACCCGCATATAGCTATAGTCGAAGCGGTATTCAAAGCCCGATGTCTCCATAAATTTGCGCAGGCTTCTGGGGAAATTATAGTTATCGAGAGGTATTACGGTCCTGGTCTGGGGCCAGTACCAGTCGATCCTCCCTTCCTCGTCGGCCATAGGGAAGGCGCCTCTGGAATAGAGAATGAGCATATTCTCAGGTTCCAGGAATTCGTCTTCGGAGAACTGGTTACCGTCATTCATCTGCTTTTACTTCATATTGCACGATATCGTAGCCTTTTTTAGTTTCGAAAAATGCGAAGCCTATGCCGACAACGACCACTATCATTCCGATTACGAATGCGGCAATTATCAGGCCCTGAAGGTGAAGTGTCTGGTTAAAGAAGTCTATTGCAATCAAAAGTGAAGTCATAACAAACAGTGCCACTGCGGCGGTATAGCTTAAGACCGCGTTGCGGACGAGTTTGACTCTGAAGACGAGTTCTCTTAGCTGGTGCGCGATGCTTTCCAGGCGGATGTTTTCCTCATAAGTAAAGTCCCTGCCTCCTGTTTTCAGCGCAAGGTGGCGTTTTTCCTCATTAAGGAGGCGTATTCTGTTGACGACGAGTGAATATTTATTATTGATACCGAGAATAAGCAGTCCGCATGCGTTAATCATAACAGCGGGAGCCAGCATGAGCTGGATTATCTGAGTAACCGTAACATTTTGTCCAACGATCTGCATAATTTTCAATCCTGTATTAATCAGTAAGTCTAAATAATTTATATAACTGCCCATAAAAAGCCAAGGCAGACCTTTAAAAATAAAAAAATCCGTTCTATTTTCCGGAATAAAATTATTCATCACACTTATTTTATTTCCGATATACATTGCAGAGGTCTTATCCGGGCAGGTAATCAGGTAATGTCGGGGAATGTTTGTAATTTTGAAAAGTATTATATGATAAATGAAATGAGATTTTCCATAATATCTTTAAGGAAATAACCAGCATTAATTTCCATAACATTAATGCTGGCTTATTTACAAAAGTATTGTCCAATTTATTTCAACAACAGAAACTTCCTTGAAGTCATATAATTAGCGGACCTCAACTGATAGACATATATCCCGCTTGGGAGATTGCTGCCGTCAAATAATGCTTCATATCTCCCAGACTTTCTGAAACCCGAATATAATGTAGAGATACTTCTTCCAAGTATGTCATAGACCTTTAATTCTATATATGAGGGTTCGGGAATATCATATTTTATTCTGGTCTCAGGATTAAAGGGATTTGGATAATTTTGATACAGCCAGTATTTCCCAACTATATTATGGCTGTTATGAACTTCGGTTCCATTGCCGAATCTGTCGTTTATAATATAATTTATAAGATCTTTTGCCTCATTTAGGCTCATATAGAAAAGCGGGAAGCTAAGCACTACGGCTTTATAATCGTTCCCAATATATTCAATGCCTACCGGCTGCCCTTTTAATTTTCCATATGTATCGTCATTATATTTGGAATCATAGGTAAGTACAACGCTGCCTCCTGGAGCAGGCTGCAATGCTTCGACTTTTGTTAAATAACCGGAAGGATTTTTTGACGGGTCAATTACGACTGATCTATAACTGTCGTTGGCAGATACAGCTCCAATAAACTCGGAAAATCCTGCATTATATAAATGTTTGATTTTCAGGTATTTATAGATAAAATCGTTTTCTGTGTAGTCATACGGTATCTCGTAAGCCTTATGAGGCTTAAAATCATAGACGTTGCTGCCTGTATATAACAGGGTTCCGCCGTAGTCCAGATATTTCCCAAGTTCATCTATATACTTTGGGCTGGAAATATATGAATCATTATGCCAGATAACTGTAGTGTACATTCCAAGATCGGATAGTTTTATACTCCTTAGCTTTACTAAGTCGTATGAGCTGACTTTTCTATCTGTCAGAAGGGAAATATAAAAGCTGTCGATCTGAGAATCTGTGTATTTGTCTCCCGTTATTTCATCCGAATCATCTACAATGAGTAGTCCGTGGTTTAATGTCACAGCATGTGATTTTAGAACGTTACTTCTGTTGCTTTCATTCCCGTTTATATCTATACCCGTTACGTAGTAATAGTAAGATGTATCAGTTCTTTCTTTGTCAGAATATAATGTGTCATTAATTGCCTCAGTATTGATTTTTATAAACCCATTAGCTGTATCAATTGACCTGTAAAGATTATATCCCCTTAGATCTTCTTCGGTATTCTTCTGCCAGTAAAGTACAATTTTATCTTTTTGAGGATCATCCTTAAAGTTATGAGGCGCTAATGGTGTATGGCCTGGAATTATTGCTACTTCATTTATCACACTTTCAAAATTATTACTTGTAATGGCTGCACCGAAGTAATACGTAGAGCCTTCAGCTAAACCTGTTATTACAATATTTGTATCCGAAGCAGTAATCGATGAGTCATAGATATAAGAATTCTTCCCTATATATATCCTATAAAAACCTGATTCATTGCTTTTAGCCCATTTTAGCCTGATACTTTGACCATCACCAATATTGGCTGCAGATAAATTTTTTACAGGTGAGGGCAGAAATGTATACTGGAGTAAATTAGCAAATGCAGCCTTTGCAACCTCCTTTGTATAAGGTATATTGCAATAAGAAGTTGAGTCACCTGACGAATGGTATCTATCTATATTGATCTCATTTTCTTCAAAATATATAGAAGGATAACCATAATAATTAAAACTGTAGCTGTCTGAACGCCCATGATAGTCATATAGATTTATAGGCTCAAGAGTTGTATAATTCTTAGTAATTATATCAGAAAGCTGGTGATATGGTTCTAATCCCTTGTAAGAATAAATTTTCAGATACCTGCATGTGTCGCTTGCATTTGCAATCATGTCAAGATTTATCATTAATCCGATTTCTTGCCCAGATTCCCTGAATTTCTTTGCTATATCCATGCTTCCTACAAGTCCTGCTTCTTCACAGTCGAAAGCTATAAACTTTATAATGCGGGGAAGATTGACTCCAGAGTGTTTTAATATTCTTGCCATCTCAAGCACTGCTGAGACACCGCTTGCATTATCATCTGCTCCAGGGGACAGGGTATAATTCTCAGAGTCATAGTGAGCTCCTGCTATTAGAATTTCCTTCTGAGTAGAATTGGAATTTAAGGTGGCAGTTATATTCTTACACCATATGCCCTGATTTAAGAATGAGTCAGCATAAACCTCCGAGTAACCAAAGCTCCTGAATTTATTAATAATCCACTGGACAACAGAATATCTGTTTGGAGCAGAATAATATCTTGTATTAAAACTCTCAAGCATAAGCATGTAGCTTTTTATGCTGTCTGAATTTACCTCATTTATAACTCTGCTGATCATTGTGTCTTTATCAGATAAGGAGGAGTTGTTTTGGCCATGTAAAGAGTATGATGGTCTCAGTTGAGATTCCGGATTGCTCTCAGCCGAACTTTTTGAGCAGATGAAAAGAATTGCCAAAAGACCGAAACTAATAAGATTTCTCATTGGAAGCAGCTCTTCTTTTAATTATCTGGGAAATATGGCGATCTATGGTTAAAGAGTGTCTTTTTCTTTTGCAACATAAGTAAAAGGATTATGAAGGTAAATACATACTTGTACTGATTCTCACTCATAAATATATGTATTTATTCTTCTTCCAGACTTTATCATAGCCAGCTTTAAGTCCACAGTTGCAGGCGTCAGATCGCTAAATGACATTCAGACTGAGATTCCGAAGGCATCAAGGTCACTCTTCAATTATCTCCATAAAATTACAGCTGTTAAACTGAGCAATATTTTCTTACTTTGCAGCATGAATATTTCCCGATTTCTATATAGACAAAGATCGTTTATTTATTCCGTAAGCGCGGTGCTGCTGTGGTCTACGGTGGCTACGGCTTTTAAGCTGGCTCTTGAGGGATTGGGCTATGAGCAGCTTTTATTCTATTCCTCGCTTACAAGCACAATCGTCCTTTTTATTATTATGATGTTTTCGGAAAGGAAGAAAATGTTCCTGGAGCTGAAAGGGCGGTATATTCCTAACAGCATGTTCCTGGGGTTGCTGAACCCATTCCTTTACTATATGGTGCTCTTTAAGGCCTACTCGCTCCTTCCTGCCTATGAGGCGCAGCCGCTTAACTACACATGGCCTATAATGATATCCATTATGTCGGCTTTGTTCCTGAAAGAAAAACTGGGCTTTAAGACTGTGGCTGGCCTTTTAACCGCTTTTATTGGGGTTGTTGTAATTGCTACAAGAGGGGACATTTTCAGCCTGAAGTTCCACGACCCCGAAGGCGTTATACTTGCCGTCGGGAGCTCACTTATCTGGGGCGCGTACTGGATATTAAATGTCATAGATAAAAGAGAGGCCCCGTCCAAACTTTTCGGGGCATTTTTTATGGGAACGGTTTATTCAGCCTTGTATCTTATGTTCTTCGGGAGCTTCAAAGTTGCTGACCCGCTTTACATACTGGGCGCTGCATATGTAGGCCTTTTTGAAATGGGAGTTACGTTCTTCCTCTGGATGAAGGGGCTTGCATTGAGTAAAAACAGAGCGCGGACTTCCACGCTGGCGTACCTTTCCCCCTTTATATCTCTTATTTTTATTACGTTTATACTGAATGAAAAGATTTCGGTTTATTCCATAACAGGGCTTATTCTGATCATTGGGGGAATTCTTTACCAGCAGCTGGACAAAAAGCTCCCGGAAAGTGAAGGGGCGCCTGCCAGGAGGTAACTACTGTCCCATGGAATATTCTTCGTGTGTTTTATCCGGGACTTCTATATATTTTGCGTAGCATCCGGGTTCCGGTATAATGTAGCCCTCTTCCCTCAGGCTTTTCAGATGGGCTTCGATTGCCAGGAGCATTGCACGCTCCACCTCTTCGTTTGAAAATCCCGTGGCAACGCATCCTTCGAGATCGGGTGAATAGGCTGAAAAGCCGGTTTTTGTTTTTTCCACTATAATCAGGTATTTCATCATCTTAAACCTGCTTTATCAAGAATGTTATTTATGGAGTTTTGGGCCAGCATGCCGTGCGGCCTGCCGGATAAGGTAATAATGCCCATTTTGAGCGTGTGCTTAAACTGAAGTATGTCCCCTTCCGAATGGAAGTGATACCA harbors:
- a CDS encoding type II toxin-antitoxin system HicB family antitoxin, with product MKYLIIVEKTKTGFSAYSPDLEGCVATGFSNEEVERAMLLAIEAHLKSLREEGYIIPEPGCYAKYIEVPDKTHEEYSMGQ
- a CDS encoding UvrD-helicase domain-containing protein; the protein is MHLTQEQKNIVNSHGDLKINAVAGSGKTTTLIEYARKRALKSEKLLYLAFNSSVKKYARDRFESEGLRNVRVETAHSLAFDSIVKRSNYTLGSSLGTSQVMDILSLKTNSRDRNAVYVLANHIKKFVSYYCNSTKEKVQELDYSQVVNDPVAKAFVQSYYEQIEYGTRLLLTKMLKSEIDITHDFYLKMFQLKNPLLKYDYILFDEGQDASPAMLDVFLNQDAGKVIVGDTHQQIYGWRYAINSLEKVEGFGEMSLGTSFRLDEEMARLAMSVLKWKENFTDYKENTITGLGHRKELKTRAVIARTNLRLLVKAISLVTGFSGVNKIYFEGNLNSYIFAGEGASLYDVLNLSEGNTHLVRDELIGRMKGLEELKEYAEQSEETELLMLIDIVEEYGRELPRLIKLLKERHLPDSERHKADMIFSTVHRCKGMEYDEVTLEKDFISEEAIKKAIRKEGIKNIDAAGLAEEINLLYVAITRTKTRLKIPEELLSPEEQEALLSSEKHFLIPARENSLRYSSKVSKSILFKKPASSNVRWTREMDMELEKRVSKNVPMKFIAEHFGATKKAVRKRLDELDLYSKYDLDPERY
- a CDS encoding DUF2721 domain-containing protein — its product is MLAPAVMINACGLLILGINNKYSLVVNRIRLLNEEKRHLALKTGGRDFTYEENIRLESIAHQLRELVFRVKLVRNAVLSYTAAVALFVMTSLLIAIDFFNQTLHLQGLIIAAFVIGMIVVVVGIGFAFFETKKGYDIVQYEVKADE
- a CDS encoding EamA family transporter, with the translated sequence MNISRFLYRQRSFIYSVSAVLLWSTVATAFKLALEGLGYEQLLFYSSLTSTIVLFIIMMFSERKKMFLELKGRYIPNSMFLGLLNPFLYYMVLFKAYSLLPAYEAQPLNYTWPIMISIMSALFLKEKLGFKTVAGLLTAFIGVVVIATRGDIFSLKFHDPEGVILAVGSSLIWGAYWILNVIDKREAPSKLFGAFFMGTVYSALYLMFFGSFKVADPLYILGAAYVGLFEMGVTFFLWMKGLALSKNRARTSTLAYLSPFISLIFITFILNEKISVYSITGLILIIGGILYQQLDKKLPESEGAPARR
- a CDS encoding addiction module toxin, HicA family gives rise to the protein MKAKELIRIIEKDGWYHFHSEGDILQFKHTLKMGIITLSGRPHGMLAQNSINNILDKAGLR
- a CDS encoding 5-formyltetrahydrofolate cyclo-ligase; the encoded protein is MALLTLIPKSEARKKVLEKRRLLTPAEASLKTERIIAHLKNTDEFNYAKKLHIYISTRPGEVDTRKIIDFAFGRGKEVFLPKFHKENGTFRRAQFTGWGDLIQNSDGYWEPGISAGEDLSDIDLFIVPAIAISKSGQRVGQGGGHYDRLLKKTFAPKMVAAFEFQVFDYIESDLHDVRIDKIVTELRVINTRENGKQ
- a CDS encoding M20/M25/M40 family metallo-hydrolase: MRNLISFGLLAILFICSKSSAESNPESQLRPSYSLHGQNNSSLSDKDTMISRVINEVNSDSIKSYMLMLESFNTRYYSAPNRYSVVQWIINKFRSFGYSEVYADSFLNQGIWCKNITATLNSNSTQKEILIAGAHYDSENYTLSPGADDNASGVSAVLEMARILKHSGVNLPRIIKFIAFDCEEAGLVGSMDIAKKFRESGQEIGLMINLDMIANASDTCRYLKIYSYKGLEPYHQLSDIITKNYTTLEPINLYDYHGRSDSYSFNYYGYPSIYFEENEINIDRYHSSGDSTSYCNIPYTKEVAKAAFANLLQYTFLPSPVKNLSAANIGDGQSIRLKWAKSNESGFYRIYIGKNSYIYDSSITASDTNIVITGLAEGSTYYFGAAITSNNFESVINEVAIIPGHTPLAPHNFKDDPQKDKIVLYWQKNTEEDLRGYNLYRSIDTANGFIKINTEAINDTLYSDKERTDTSYYYYVTGIDINGNESNRSNVLKSHAVTLNHGLLIVDDSDEITGDKYTDSQIDSFYISLLTDRKVSSYDLVKLRSIKLSDLGMYTTVIWHNDSYISSPKYIDELGKYLDYGGTLLYTGSNVYDFKPHKAYEIPYDYTENDFIYKYLKIKHLYNAGFSEFIGAVSANDSYRSVVIDPSKNPSGYLTKVEALQPAPGGSVVLTYDSKYNDDTYGKLKGQPVGIEYIGNDYKAVVLSFPLFYMSLNEAKDLINYIINDRFGNGTEVHNSHNIVGKYWLYQNYPNPFNPETRIKYDIPEPSYIELKVYDILGRSISTLYSGFRKSGRYEALFDGSNLPSGIYVYQLRSANYMTSRKFLLLK
- a CDS encoding leucyl/phenylalanyl-tRNA--protein transferase; translation: MNDGNQFSEDEFLEPENMLILYSRGAFPMADEEGRIDWYWPQTRTVIPLDNYNFPRSLRKFMETSGFEYRFDYSYMRVIKGCAGRETTWISDKLIRAYKRLHKAGHLHTVEAWQGDKIVGGLYGITYRGAFFGESMFSKTPQASKACLIKLIEHLNEKGFRMLDVQYQTEHLKMFGAVEITFRQYEDILKRAYLSDSKF
- a CDS encoding copper resistance protein NlpE; translation: MKVLRIHILLIFIFTGVLLAQDRPSGEYEVPIDSVRGQKTWVNIQINEDYSYSLQVRDPSEIRTETGCWNIEGDKVTLTPDNSSDYYDLRNSLLDKILPGRALEVKEEGLLWRVKDKPAILLKKIRKCNC